The Mesoterricola silvestris sequence CTCCGACACCCACACCTGCCCAGAGTCCTCTTTTCTCGATACACTAAGGGTTTGACCGTCATTTCCGCAGGTTGGCCCGCCACTCAGCATAATCAGGGTGAATCATGAACTTTCAAGTACAGGTCTCCAAGGAACGTCTTGATAAGACGCTCGGGATACTCAAGCACGCGCTGGAACGCAGGGTGACCCTGCCCATCCTCCAGCACGTCCTGCTGGAAGTTCAGGATCACGAAATGACGCTGAAGGCCACGGACATGGAACTGGCCTTCGAGGCCGTCCTTCCGGTGGAGGGCCGGGGCAACCGGACCGTCGCCATCCCCGGCAAGAAGTTCGTGGAGACGGTGCGGGTCTATCCCGAGGGCCTCCTCACCCTGGAATGGCCCGACACCGGCAACCGCATCTGGCTTCGGGCCAAGGGGTTCAACTCGGAGCACAACATCCAGCCCGGAGAAGGCTTCCCCGAGCTCCCCAAGCCCGAGGCGGGCCTGCCCAGCGTGGTGGTGCCCTCGGCCCTCTTCCGCAAGGCCATCAACCTGGGGTCGATCTCCGTCAGCAAGGACGCCACCAAGCCCGCCCTTTCCGGCGTGCTCCTCCACATGGGACGCAGCTTCATCCGGGTGGTCTCCACCGACGGCTTCCGCCTCGCGGTGGTGGAGGTTCCCATGGAGACCGGCCTGGAGGCCGATGCGCGCATCATCGTGCCCCGTCGCGCCCTGGACCTCCTGCCCTCGAGCCTGGGCGACGACGGCCAGCTCACCCTGTCCTGGGACGAGCGCAGCCTCTTCATGGACCAGCCCGGGCTCAAGTTCTCCACGCGCCGGGTCACCGGCAACTACCCCGCCTACGAAAAGGTCCTCCCCTCCGAACTGCCCCGGAAGGTCATCGTGGACCGCGAGGATTTCCTCAAGACCCTCCGGGTCGTGGGGCTCAAGAAGGACGACTACAACAAGAACGTCCGGCTCTTCTTCGAGTTCCCCAATCTGCGCGTCTTCTTCCAGCACCCCGACGAGGGCGTCAACCAGGGCACCATCAGCTTCACGGGCGAGGAGAACCCCCTGGAGCTGGCCTTCAACATCGACTACCTCACGGAGCTCCTCGAGCGGATCCCCGGCGAGGAGGTGGTCTACCAGTTCAAGGACGATGTGGGCCAGGGCATCTTCATGTCCCCCAGCATCGAGGACATGAGCTTCAGGTACATCCTGATGCCCGTTAAGTTCGCGAATCCCAGCTAGCCAACAC is a genomic window containing:
- the dnaN gene encoding DNA polymerase III subunit beta; this translates as MNFQVQVSKERLDKTLGILKHALERRVTLPILQHVLLEVQDHEMTLKATDMELAFEAVLPVEGRGNRTVAIPGKKFVETVRVYPEGLLTLEWPDTGNRIWLRAKGFNSEHNIQPGEGFPELPKPEAGLPSVVVPSALFRKAINLGSISVSKDATKPALSGVLLHMGRSFIRVVSTDGFRLAVVEVPMETGLEADARIIVPRRALDLLPSSLGDDGQLTLSWDERSLFMDQPGLKFSTRRVTGNYPAYEKVLPSELPRKVIVDREDFLKTLRVVGLKKDDYNKNVRLFFEFPNLRVFFQHPDEGVNQGTISFTGEENPLELAFNIDYLTELLERIPGEEVVYQFKDDVGQGIFMSPSIEDMSFRYILMPVKFANPS